From Bos taurus isolate L1 Dominette 01449 registration number 42190680 breed Hereford chromosome 29, ARS-UCD2.0, whole genome shotgun sequence, a single genomic window includes:
- the TSSC4 gene encoding U5 small nuclear ribonucleoprotein TSSC4 isoform X1, with protein sequence MAEAGHSQHFLDPEVDALPPDTVSLSDSDSDLSLPDGVGVDALSPGGLPGEASGDSGPDEPPSPPRGLPTEAVQPFHLRGTSSTFSQRSHSIFDGLEGAARRAVPAVTPASPGDGGGFQQLLTPSSQPAAGVPGRAAGSPAAQRAPPVPDYVTHPERWTRYSLDDVAEASEQSNRAAALAFLGPQNLAAPGNYMPSFNQDPSSCGEGRLVFTKPTRASEARPDRKRVSRKVGEPGRGDPGVPGAAGGEGPVELAHLARPGSPEAEEWSGPRGGLQEVGASAGVAHARPGSSPPLVETVGFHGSKKRSRDHFRSRGGSPEAPGAEL encoded by the coding sequence ATGGCAGAGGCAGGGCACAGCCAACACTTCCTTGACCCGGAGGTCGACGCCCTGCCTCCCGACACTGTCTCCCTCAGCGACTCGGACTCTGACCTCAGTCTGCCCGATGGTGTTGGGGTGGACGCCCTGTCCCCGGgggggctgcctggggaggcttCTGGGGATTCAGGCCCCGATGAGCCCCCCTCGCCCCCCAGGGGCCTCCCCACAGAGGCGGTGCAACCCTTCCACCTGAGAGGCACGAGCTCCACCTTCTCTCAGCGCAGCCACAGCATCTTCGATGGGCTGGAGGGGGCCGCCAGGCGGGCTGTGCCTGCTGTGACTCCAGCCAGCCCGGGTGATGGGGGGGGCTTCCAGCAGCTGCTGACACCCTCCAGCCAGCCTGCAGCGGGGGTCCCAGGTAGGGCTGCTGGGAGCCCTGCTGCCCAAAGGGCGCCCCCTGTCCCTGACTACGTGACCCACCCTGAGCGCTGGACCAGGTACAGCCTGGACGATGTGGCCGAGGCCAGCGAGCAGAGCAACCGGGCTGCCGCCCTGGCCTTCCTGGGGCCGCAGAACCTGGCTGCCCCCGGCAACTACATGCCTTCCTTCAACCAGGACCCCTCCAGCTGCGGGGAGGGCCGGCTTGTCTTCACCAAACCCACCCGAGCCAGTGAGGCTCGGCCCGACAGGAAGAGGGTATCCAGGAAGGTGGGGGAACCGGGCAGGGGCGACCCTGGGGTTCCAGGAGCGGCAGGGGGCGAGGGCCCCGTGGAGCTTGCCCACCTGGCCAGGCCCGGGAGCCCCGAAGCCGAGGAGTGGAGTGGACCCCGAGGGGGCCTGCAGGAGGTGGGTGCCTCTGCAGGCGTGGCCCACGCCAGGCCTGGGTCCAGCCCCCCGCTGGTGGAGACAGTGGGTTTCCATGGCAGCAAGAAGCGGAGCAGGGACCACTTCCGGAGCAGGGGTGGCAGCCCCGAGGCCCCAGGTGCAGAGCTGTGA